In Saccharothrix violaceirubra, the following are encoded in one genomic region:
- a CDS encoding DoxX family protein — MDVLVLIGRILFVFLFFGSAIGHLTQTEAMAGYAASKGVPQPKLATAGSGVLMIVAALMLLLGVWADLGALLLVVFLLPTAFLMHDFWKQTDPQAKQQEMIAFNKDLSLAGGALMFFGVYAGVGADLGLTVTGPLF; from the coding sequence GTGGACGTCCTCGTGTTGATCGGTCGAATCCTCTTCGTGTTCCTCTTCTTCGGCTCGGCGATCGGGCACCTCACCCAGACCGAGGCGATGGCCGGGTATGCGGCGTCGAAGGGCGTGCCGCAGCCGAAGCTCGCCACGGCGGGCAGCGGCGTGCTCATGATCGTGGCCGCGCTGATGCTGCTGCTCGGCGTGTGGGCCGACCTCGGCGCGTTGCTGCTGGTGGTCTTCCTGCTGCCGACCGCGTTCCTCATGCACGACTTCTGGAAGCAGACCGATCCCCAGGCCAAACAGCAGGAGATGATCGCGTTCAACAAGGACCTCTCGCTCGCGGGCGGCGCGCTGATGTTCTTCGGCGTCTACGCCGGCGTGGGCGCCGACCTGGGCCTGACGGTGACCGGACCGCTGTTCTGA
- a CDS encoding ABC transporter permease, translating to MSTGLTLRIVPPGLYARRAHVLVERSYLVHRRAALSLVSGFFEPLFFLLSLGFGFGQLVTSVDAPGGPVDYATYVAPALLAASAMNGAVFESTFNVFFKFKYAKTYDAVLATPMGPVDIALGEAMWCLARGGLYSVGFLAVMAVLGLVSTPWALLVVPAALLVALGFAAVGMAATTFMRTWHDFDLVLLAVTPMFLFSTTFFPLSVYPGPFQEVVRWTPLYHAIELVRSLAAGNLHVGLLVHALYFVALTVVGLVVAARRIGRLLLT from the coding sequence ATGAGCACGGGTCTCACGCTGCGGATCGTGCCGCCCGGCCTGTACGCGCGTCGGGCGCACGTCCTGGTCGAACGGTCGTACCTGGTCCACCGCCGGGCGGCGCTGTCGCTGGTGTCCGGGTTCTTCGAGCCGCTGTTCTTCCTGCTCTCGCTGGGCTTCGGGTTCGGGCAACTCGTCACTTCGGTGGACGCGCCGGGTGGACCGGTCGACTACGCCACGTACGTCGCGCCCGCGCTGCTGGCCGCGTCCGCGATGAACGGCGCCGTGTTCGAGTCGACGTTCAACGTCTTCTTCAAGTTCAAGTACGCCAAGACCTACGACGCGGTCCTGGCCACGCCCATGGGCCCGGTCGACATCGCGCTCGGCGAGGCGATGTGGTGCCTGGCGCGCGGCGGCCTGTACTCGGTCGGGTTCCTGGCGGTGATGGCCGTGCTGGGCCTCGTGTCGACGCCTTGGGCGCTGCTCGTGGTGCCCGCCGCGCTGCTGGTGGCGCTCGGGTTCGCCGCCGTGGGCATGGCCGCGACCACGTTCATGCGAACGTGGCACGACTTCGACCTCGTGCTGCTCGCGGTCACGCCGATGTTCCTGTTCTCGACCACGTTCTTCCCGCTGTCGGTGTACCCGGGGCCGTTCCAGGAGGTCGTCCGCTGGACGCCGCTCTACCACGCGATCGAGCTGGTGCGGTCGTTGGCGGCCGGGAACCTGCACGTCGGACTGCTGGTCCACGCCCTGTACTTCGTGGCCCTGACCGTGGTCGGGCTCGTGGTCGCGGCCCGCCGGATCGGCCGGTTGCTGCTGACCTGA
- a CDS encoding ABC transporter permease has product MAVVLGPVRAVLVCVEHRLTWYRRNWRASVVSNFLQPVLFLLALGLGFGSQVRPGPATGGLPYVEFLAPALLVVTALQATIQESTYAVLSALKWEKRYVGLVATPVTPAQVLYGHLVWIAAQSALATTAFLVVAALLGAVTSPLAVLAVPAAVLAGMAFSAPTVAFSVTREQPAGFGALHRFLVMPMVLFGGTYFPLDQLPDWLHPVVWLTPVWHGVELCRGLALGGLSPLAALGHVAYLAALVVLGTVPARRFFHRRLTQ; this is encoded by the coding sequence ATGGCGGTCGTCCTCGGGCCCGTGCGGGCCGTGCTGGTCTGCGTCGAGCACCGGTTGACCTGGTATCGGCGCAACTGGCGGGCGTCGGTGGTGTCCAACTTCCTCCAGCCCGTGCTGTTCCTGCTCGCCCTGGGACTGGGTTTCGGGTCCCAGGTGCGGCCGGGCCCGGCGACCGGCGGGCTGCCGTACGTGGAGTTCCTCGCGCCCGCGCTGCTGGTCGTCACGGCACTCCAGGCCACGATCCAGGAGTCGACGTACGCGGTGCTGTCGGCGTTGAAGTGGGAGAAGAGGTACGTGGGCCTGGTGGCCACGCCGGTCACGCCGGCCCAGGTCCTCTACGGACACCTGGTGTGGATCGCGGCGCAGTCGGCATTGGCGACGACGGCGTTCCTGGTTGTCGCCGCCCTGCTGGGCGCGGTCACGAGCCCGCTCGCGGTGCTGGCCGTGCCCGCCGCCGTGCTCGCGGGCATGGCGTTCAGCGCGCCGACGGTGGCGTTCAGCGTGACCCGGGAGCAACCGGCCGGGTTCGGCGCCCTGCACCGGTTCCTGGTGATGCCGATGGTGTTGTTCGGCGGCACGTACTTCCCGCTCGACCAGTTGCCCGACTGGCTGCACCCGGTCGTCTGGCTGACGCCGGTGTGGCACGGCGTCGAGCTGTGCCGGGGCCTCGCGCTCGGCGGCCTGTCGCCCCTGGCCGCCCTCGGGCACGTCGCCTACCTGGCCGCGTTGGTCGTGCTCGGCACCGTGCCGGCCCGCCGCTTCTTCCACCGGAGGTTGACCCAGTGA
- a CDS encoding ABC transporter ATP-binding protein, with amino-acid sequence MTTTLVEAKALTKHFGTFEAVRGIDVQVRAGEAFGFLGPNGAGKSSTVRMVSCVSPRSGGDLTVFGLDPERDGPSIRARLGVVPQQDNLDNELTVRQNLEIYGRYFGLSRSTVRAKAAELLEFAQLTDKADAEVDSLSGGMKRRLTIARSLVNEPELLLLDEPTTGLDPQARHLLWDRLFRLKQSGVTLIITTHYMDEAEQLCDRLVVMDGGLIAAEGSPADLIRRYSTREVLELRFPPDGQDPDLVDGLADRVEVLPDRLLLYTDDGEATLAAVHSRGVRPTSSLVRRSSLEDVFLRLTGRTLVD; translated from the coding sequence GTGACCACGACCCTTGTCGAAGCCAAGGCGTTGACCAAGCACTTCGGGACGTTCGAGGCCGTGCGCGGCATCGACGTCCAGGTGCGGGCCGGTGAGGCGTTCGGCTTCCTCGGCCCCAACGGTGCGGGCAAGTCGTCGACCGTGCGGATGGTCTCGTGCGTCTCGCCGCGTTCCGGCGGCGACCTGACCGTGTTCGGGCTCGACCCCGAGCGCGATGGTCCGAGCATTCGTGCCCGGCTGGGCGTCGTGCCGCAGCAGGACAACCTCGACAACGAGCTGACCGTGCGGCAGAACCTGGAGATCTACGGCCGGTACTTCGGGTTGTCGCGGTCCACCGTGCGGGCCAAGGCCGCGGAGCTGCTGGAGTTCGCGCAGCTCACGGACAAGGCCGACGCCGAGGTGGACTCGTTGTCGGGCGGCATGAAGCGGCGGCTGACCATCGCCCGGTCACTGGTCAACGAGCCCGAGCTGCTGCTGCTCGACGAGCCGACCACCGGCCTCGACCCGCAGGCCCGGCACCTGTTGTGGGACCGCCTTTTCCGGCTCAAGCAGTCCGGCGTCACGTTGATCATCACGACCCACTACATGGACGAGGCCGAGCAGCTCTGCGACAGGTTGGTGGTCATGGACGGTGGGCTGATCGCCGCCGAGGGGTCCCCGGCCGACCTCATCCGGCGGTACTCGACGCGGGAGGTGCTCGAACTGCGGTTCCCGCCGGACGGCCAGGACCCCGACCTCGTCGACGGGCTCGCCGACCGGGTCGAGGTCCTGCCCGATCGGCTGCTGCTCTACACCGACGACGGGGAGGCCACGCTCGCCGCCGTCCACTCGCGGGGTGTGCGTCCGACGTCCAGCCTGGTGCGCCGGTCGTCGCTGGAGGACGTCTTTCTCCGACTGACCGGACGGACGTTGGTGGACTGA
- a CDS encoding GNAT family N-acetyltransferase, with protein MEIDLIRPDEPDEHLRAGVHEVLHDVVAAGGAIGYPNPPDRTATDAWLDSVFDDVTRGRGGLVLARVDGVISGTAAWHGEGMGVFAGCAELRRVTAHPRARGLGLGALLVADVIATTRAAGLELLTLGVRGNNRNAIGLYESLGFREWGRLPNSVAVGDTRFDSVRMYLPLGYPEGTVLHGSAEGGNGSSPRRRASTGGLRARGTRS; from the coding sequence GTGGAGATCGACCTCATCAGACCCGACGAACCGGACGAACACCTGCGCGCCGGAGTCCACGAGGTGCTGCACGACGTCGTGGCGGCGGGCGGTGCCATCGGCTATCCGAACCCGCCGGACCGGACCGCGACGGACGCGTGGCTGGACTCCGTCTTCGACGACGTGACCCGGGGCCGGGGCGGGCTCGTCCTGGCGCGGGTGGACGGCGTGATCAGCGGCACGGCCGCGTGGCACGGCGAGGGCATGGGCGTGTTCGCGGGCTGTGCCGAGCTGCGCCGCGTGACCGCGCACCCGAGGGCTCGTGGCCTGGGCCTGGGCGCGCTGCTCGTGGCGGACGTGATCGCCACGACCAGGGCGGCGGGGCTGGAGCTGCTCACGTTGGGTGTGCGGGGCAACAACCGCAACGCGATCGGGCTGTACGAGTCCCTGGGCTTCCGGGAGTGGGGCAGGTTGCCCAACTCCGTCGCCGTGGGCGACACCCGGTTCGACTCGGTGCGCATGTACCTGCCGCTGGGCTACCCGGAGGGGACGGTGCTGCACGGTTCGGCCGAGGGCGGCAACGGGTCCTCGCCCCGTCGCCGCGCCTCGACCGGTGGCCTCAGAGCGCGGGGAACCAGATCTTGA
- the ndk gene encoding nucleoside-diphosphate kinase produces the protein MSERTLVLVKPDGVSRGLVGEVISRIERKGLRLAALELRTVDEATAKQHYAEHDGKSFFNDLVEFITGGPLVAIVVEGTRAISAFRQLAGGTDPVEKATPGTIRGDFGLEVQFNLVHGSDSVESAEREIKIWFPAL, from the coding sequence GTGAGCGAGCGCACCCTGGTCCTGGTCAAGCCCGATGGCGTCAGCCGTGGACTGGTCGGCGAGGTGATCTCGCGCATCGAGCGCAAGGGCCTCCGACTGGCCGCGCTGGAACTGCGCACCGTCGACGAGGCCACCGCCAAGCAGCACTACGCCGAGCACGACGGCAAGTCGTTCTTCAACGACCTCGTCGAGTTCATCACCGGCGGTCCGCTGGTCGCGATCGTCGTCGAGGGCACCCGGGCGATCTCGGCGTTCCGCCAGCTCGCCGGCGGCACCGACCCGGTGGAGAAGGCCACGCCGGGCACGATCCGCGGCGACTTCGGCCTGGAGGTCCAGTTCAACCTCGTGCACGGCTCCGACTCGGTCGAGTCGGCCGAGCGCGAGATCAAGATCTGGTTCCCCGCGCTCTGA
- a CDS encoding YbaB/EbfC family nucleoid-associated protein, with the protein MSIQGIQTLCDLRAIALAAETLIRWKSPDRVITSMASGYNQRMAEPRRDGLLSGDPGQAERSIDDWVEGMRSRADRLQALRDQVERIRVTETSVNGAVVVTVDSTGSPVDVRFTDRTTSVRPDDLGPLFMSTLNAARARIAGEVQAATESQVGDDLPDTRRMVVDAYRDRFGDAPPPAPRARRRDDDDFGDDSYLR; encoded by the coding sequence GTGTCGATTCAGGGTATACAGACGCTCTGTGATCTCCGGGCAATCGCACTCGCTGCCGAGACGCTCATCCGGTGGAAATCTCCCGATCGCGTGATCACTTCGATGGCGTCCGGCTATAACCAACGTATGGCGGAGCCACGTCGGGACGGACTGCTGAGCGGAGACCCGGGACAGGCCGAGCGCAGCATCGACGACTGGGTCGAAGGGATGCGCAGCCGGGCAGATCGCTTGCAGGCGCTGCGCGACCAGGTGGAACGGATCCGGGTGACGGAGACCAGCGTCAACGGCGCGGTTGTCGTGACCGTCGACTCCACCGGCTCTCCGGTGGACGTCCGGTTCACCGATCGGACGACCTCGGTGCGGCCGGACGACCTCGGCCCCCTGTTCATGAGCACCCTGAACGCCGCTCGCGCGCGAATCGCCGGTGAGGTTCAAGCCGCCACGGAGTCGCAGGTGGGTGACGACCTGCCGGACACCCGTCGGATGGTCGTGGACGCGTACCGCGATCGGTTCGGTGACGCTCCGCCGCCCGCACCACGGGCCCGCAGGCGCGATGACGACGACTTCGGCGACGACTCGTACCTCAGGTAA
- a CDS encoding type VII secretion target, which produces MNGYDVLPYELRAHAAKLEALAERLGEAVHAARTVSMADGAYGQLCQFLPSVVRGIEDQASDALTAGTKGMADIATQVKYTADEYEQREDDAAVTFGSLR; this is translated from the coding sequence GTGAACGGATACGACGTTCTGCCCTATGAACTGCGTGCGCATGCCGCCAAGCTCGAAGCACTAGCCGAGCGGCTGGGTGAGGCGGTGCACGCCGCCCGCACGGTGAGCATGGCCGACGGCGCTTACGGACAGCTGTGCCAGTTCCTGCCCTCCGTCGTGCGCGGCATCGAAGATCAGGCCAGTGACGCGTTGACGGCCGGCACCAAGGGGATGGCCGACATCGCCACGCAGGTGAAGTACACGGCCGACGAGTACGAGCAGCGCGAGGACGACGCGGCGGTCACGTTCGGGAGCCTGCGGTGA
- a CDS encoding WXG100 family type VII secretion target has product MTGGNPLIAPVQDSTRWYSGIGIAESAADLKSGIESGSWIDIGMGVAGVGLEALSIVIDPLGSLLSAGVSWLIEHVKPLSDALDWLAGNADLVASHAATWKNVAKAVAEVRDDYTRDVANDTAGWQGQAGDAYRAAAGNTAEVLGGASTAADGFGSAVEMAGVVVAVVREFVRDLIADLVGRLIAWALEVAFTVGLATPVVVAQASAAVARWGAKIGDILKKLVRTISKLVPLLRTLGDVFDKVRKVLDDLKTPARSGDELPRPGQTGGARPVDDGSLRAYDRIDRWSENAYQSIRGSDDIGDVAGHVADVPRVGGGTGFTRAEIEQIKNHVFEDLHPLEGVDGGTVMARFDPNPDMAEAWLRLRSGQAQPSDIALLEHELAEARYWQQNPNASYKDAHAAANEVSRWETQIPPASNEDYSKPWR; this is encoded by the coding sequence GTGACCGGCGGCAATCCGCTCATCGCGCCCGTTCAGGACAGCACGCGGTGGTACTCCGGCATCGGTATCGCCGAGTCCGCCGCCGACCTCAAGTCCGGTATCGAGAGCGGCAGTTGGATCGACATCGGCATGGGTGTCGCGGGTGTCGGGCTCGAGGCGCTGAGCATCGTCATCGACCCGTTGGGCTCGCTGCTGTCGGCCGGCGTCTCGTGGCTGATCGAGCACGTCAAGCCGTTGTCCGACGCGTTGGACTGGCTCGCGGGCAACGCCGACCTCGTCGCCTCCCACGCGGCTACGTGGAAGAACGTCGCCAAGGCCGTGGCCGAGGTCCGTGACGACTACACGCGCGACGTGGCCAACGACACCGCAGGGTGGCAGGGGCAGGCGGGGGACGCCTACCGGGCCGCCGCCGGGAACACCGCCGAGGTGCTCGGCGGCGCGTCCACCGCTGCCGACGGGTTCGGTTCGGCCGTGGAGATGGCGGGCGTCGTGGTCGCCGTCGTGCGCGAGTTCGTGCGGGACCTGATCGCCGATCTGGTCGGACGGTTGATTGCCTGGGCGCTGGAGGTCGCGTTCACCGTCGGTCTGGCCACGCCGGTCGTGGTCGCGCAGGCGTCAGCGGCCGTGGCGCGGTGGGGCGCGAAGATCGGCGACATCCTCAAGAAGCTGGTGCGGACGATCAGCAAGCTCGTCCCGCTGCTGCGCACGCTCGGCGACGTGTTCGACAAGGTCCGCAAGGTGCTGGACGACCTCAAGACCCCGGCCCGATCGGGTGATGAACTCCCACGCCCCGGACAGACCGGCGGCGCGCGACCGGTGGACGACGGGTCGTTGCGTGCCTACGACCGCATCGACCGCTGGTCGGAGAACGCGTACCAGTCGATCCGAGGCTCCGATGACATCGGCGATGTCGCGGGCCATGTCGCCGACGTACCCCGGGTCGGGGGTGGAACCGGGTTCACCCGCGCCGAGATCGAGCAGATCAAGAACCACGTGTTCGAGGACCTGCACCCACTGGAGGGTGTCGACGGTGGCACGGTGATGGCCCGCTTCGACCCCAACCCCGACATGGCGGAGGCGTGGCTGAGGCTGCGCTCGGGCCAGGCGCAGCCATCGGACATCGCCCTGCTCGAACACGAACTCGCCGAGGCGCGATACTGGCAGCAGAACCCGAACGCCTCGTACAAGGACGCTCACGCGGCAGCAAACGAGGTGTCGCGGTGGGAAACCCAGATCCCACCCGCGTCCAATGAGGACTACAGCAAGCCCTGGAGGTGA
- a CDS encoding DUF4233 domain-containing protein has translation MKSFRGIMAGTLILEAIVVALALPIVAKLGDGIGTGTGYFVLGLIVVLIGTCGLLKRPWAVGVVAVVHVAMIASWWLLTALGGIGVVFTLVWVYLLWLRRDVARRMAEGRLPGQQA, from the coding sequence ATGAAGTCGTTCCGGGGCATCATGGCCGGGACGCTGATCCTCGAAGCGATCGTGGTGGCGCTGGCGCTGCCGATCGTCGCCAAGCTCGGCGACGGGATCGGCACCGGCACCGGGTACTTCGTGCTCGGGCTGATCGTCGTGCTGATCGGCACGTGCGGCCTGCTCAAGCGGCCGTGGGCGGTCGGCGTGGTCGCGGTCGTGCACGTCGCCATGATCGCGTCGTGGTGGCTGCTCACCGCGCTCGGCGGCATCGGCGTGGTCTTCACCCTGGTCTGGGTGTACCTGCTGTGGCTGCGGCGCGACGTCGCGCGACGGATGGCCGAGGGCCGGTTGCCCGGCCAACAGGCGTAG
- the folC gene encoding bifunctional tetrahydrofolate synthase/dihydrofolate synthase: protein MSAVDPAALEDLRQVEAELDTRWPETKLDPSLDRVRALTEILGDPQRSYPVVHLTGTNGKTSTSRMIDALFTRIGLRTGRYTSPHLQLATERINVDNEPISPDRYVEVYRDVEPYVSIVDARGDVPMSKFEVLTGMAYAAFADAPVDVAVVEVGLGGTWDATNVADGRIAVITPIGLDHVDYLGPTLEGIAEEKAGIIKPGAVAVLAEQDPVVERVLLRRAAEVDATVARQGAEFGVLGRDVAIGGQVLRLQGLGGIYEDVFLPLHGAHQAANAALALAAVEAFFGAGADRRLDVEAVREAFATVASPGRLERVRSAPTVLVDAAHNPHGAAALAKALDEEFGFRKLVAVVGVMADKDAEGILVALEPVVNEVVLTANSSRRSMDPDALASLAVPIFGEDRMVVVPHLVDAVEEAVRLAEEDDDTGVVSGGGVIVTGSVVTAGEARALFGKEPS from the coding sequence GTGAGCGCCGTGGACCCCGCCGCGCTCGAGGACCTGCGCCAGGTCGAGGCGGAACTGGACACCCGCTGGCCGGAGACCAAGCTCGACCCGTCGCTCGACCGGGTGCGCGCGCTGACCGAGATCCTCGGCGACCCGCAGCGCTCGTACCCGGTCGTGCACCTGACCGGCACGAACGGCAAGACGTCGACCTCGCGCATGATCGACGCGCTGTTCACCCGGATCGGCCTGCGCACCGGCCGCTACACCAGCCCGCACCTCCAGCTCGCCACCGAGCGCATCAACGTGGACAACGAGCCGATCAGCCCGGACCGCTACGTCGAGGTGTATCGGGACGTCGAACCGTACGTGTCCATCGTGGACGCGCGCGGCGACGTGCCCATGTCCAAGTTCGAGGTGCTGACCGGCATGGCGTACGCGGCCTTCGCGGACGCCCCGGTCGACGTCGCCGTGGTCGAGGTCGGGCTGGGCGGCACGTGGGACGCGACCAACGTGGCCGACGGCCGGATCGCCGTGATCACGCCGATCGGCCTGGACCACGTCGACTACCTCGGGCCGACGCTGGAGGGCATCGCAGAGGAGAAAGCCGGGATCATCAAGCCCGGTGCCGTCGCCGTGCTCGCCGAGCAGGACCCGGTGGTCGAACGGGTGCTGCTGCGCCGGGCCGCCGAGGTGGACGCGACCGTGGCCCGCCAGGGCGCGGAGTTCGGCGTGCTCGGCCGGGACGTCGCCATCGGCGGGCAGGTGCTGCGCCTCCAGGGGCTCGGCGGGATCTACGAGGACGTGTTCCTGCCGCTGCACGGTGCCCACCAGGCGGCGAACGCGGCGTTGGCGCTGGCGGCCGTGGAGGCGTTCTTCGGTGCCGGCGCGGACCGGCGGCTCGACGTGGAGGCGGTGCGCGAGGCGTTCGCGACCGTGGCCTCGCCCGGCCGGCTCGAACGCGTGCGCTCGGCGCCGACCGTGCTGGTCGACGCGGCGCACAACCCGCACGGCGCGGCGGCGTTGGCCAAGGCGCTGGACGAGGAGTTCGGCTTCCGCAAGCTCGTCGCCGTCGTCGGCGTGATGGCCGACAAGGACGCCGAGGGCATCCTGGTCGCGCTGGAACCCGTCGTGAACGAGGTCGTGCTCACGGCCAACTCGTCGCGGCGGTCCATGGACCCCGACGCGCTGGCGTCGCTGGCCGTGCCGATCTTCGGCGAGGACCGGATGGTGGTCGTGCCGCACCTGGTCGACGCCGTCGAGGAGGCCGTGCGGCTGGCCGAGGAGGACGACGACACCGGCGTGGTGTCCGGTGGCGGCGTGATCGTCACCGGATCGGTCGTGACCGCCGGAGAGGCCCGCGCGTTGTTCGGGAAGGAACCGTCGTGA
- a CDS encoding valine--tRNA ligase, translated as MTETPTAAQRPELPSAWNPAEVEAGLYERWVERGYFTADPGSDKPPFAIMLPPPNVNGSLHMGHALNHSVMDALSRRRRMQGYEVLWLPGTDHAGIATQTAVERALASEGQSRHDLGREKFVERVWQWREEVGGRILGQMRRLGDGVDWSRLRFTMDEGLSEAVQTIFKKLYDDGLIYRAERIINWCPRCRTALSDIEVDHSDDDGELVSIRYGEGDRSIVVATTRAETMLGDTAVAVHPEDERYRHLIGTTVEVPLTGRFVPIVGDGHVDPKFGTGAVKVTPAHDPNDFEIGRRHDLPALTVMDGLGNITVKGPFEGLDRFEARPAVVAALREQGRIVAEKRPYTHSVGHCSRCDTVIEPRLSLQWWVKVEPLARAAGEAVRDGRTTIHPPELAKRYFDWVDNLNDWCISRQLWWGHRIPVWYGPDGEVRCVGPDEQPPGEGWTRDEDVLDTWFSSGLWPFSTLGWPESADDLARFYPTAVLSTGYDILFFWVVRMMMFGLYALDGKQPFDHVFLHGLIRDQHGKKMSKSRGNGIDPIDWMDAYGADATRFTLLRGANPGSDLALAEEWAAGSRNFTTKLWNATRFALSNGATVEGGLPDRDALTDADRWILDLLDRLVSDVDGQFEAFQFAKLAEGLYHFVWDEFCDWYLELAKVQLAEGGARADATRSVLGHVLDVVLRLLHPLTPFVTETLWTTLTGGESLVVADWPKPSGVARDEVAATRIEGVKKLVTEVRRFRSDQGLKPAQKVAGKVRGACCVDLLDHVPAVRSLTRMTEPEDGFAASVSLEVGLPAGAVKVELDLSGAIDVVAERKRLAKDLAVAEKERAQCEGKLNNAAFTAKAPADVVEKIKARLAAADAEIDRIHARLETLPQS; from the coding sequence GTGACTGAGACCCCCACCGCGGCACAGCGTCCCGAACTCCCGTCGGCGTGGAACCCGGCCGAGGTAGAGGCCGGCCTGTACGAGCGGTGGGTCGAGCGCGGCTACTTCACCGCCGACCCCGGCAGCGACAAGCCGCCGTTCGCGATCATGCTGCCGCCGCCCAACGTCAACGGCAGCCTCCACATGGGCCACGCCCTCAACCACAGCGTCATGGACGCCCTGAGCCGCCGCCGGCGCATGCAGGGCTACGAGGTGCTGTGGCTGCCCGGCACCGACCACGCGGGCATCGCGACCCAGACGGCGGTCGAGCGCGCCCTGGCGAGCGAGGGGCAGTCCCGGCACGACCTGGGCCGCGAGAAGTTCGTCGAGCGCGTGTGGCAGTGGCGTGAGGAGGTCGGCGGCCGGATCCTCGGCCAGATGCGCCGCCTTGGCGACGGCGTGGACTGGTCGCGGCTGCGCTTCACCATGGACGAGGGCCTGTCCGAGGCCGTCCAGACGATCTTCAAGAAGCTCTACGACGACGGCCTGATCTACCGCGCCGAGCGGATCATCAACTGGTGTCCGCGCTGCCGGACCGCGCTGTCGGACATCGAGGTCGACCACTCCGACGACGACGGCGAACTCGTGTCCATCCGCTACGGCGAGGGCGACCGCTCGATCGTCGTGGCCACCACGCGCGCCGAGACCATGCTCGGCGACACGGCCGTGGCCGTGCACCCCGAGGACGAGCGCTACCGCCACCTGATCGGCACCACCGTCGAGGTGCCGCTGACCGGCCGGTTCGTGCCGATCGTGGGCGACGGGCACGTGGACCCGAAGTTCGGCACCGGCGCGGTCAAGGTCACGCCCGCGCACGACCCCAACGACTTCGAGATCGGCCGCCGCCACGACCTGCCCGCGCTCACCGTCATGGACGGGCTCGGCAACATCACGGTCAAGGGCCCCTTCGAGGGCCTCGACCGGTTCGAGGCACGCCCGGCCGTCGTGGCCGCGCTGCGCGAGCAGGGCCGGATCGTCGCCGAGAAGCGGCCGTACACGCACTCGGTGGGCCACTGCTCGCGCTGCGACACCGTGATCGAGCCCCGGCTGTCGCTCCAGTGGTGGGTCAAGGTCGAGCCGCTGGCCCGCGCCGCCGGCGAGGCGGTGCGCGACGGCCGCACGACCATCCACCCGCCGGAGCTGGCCAAGCGCTACTTCGACTGGGTCGACAACCTCAACGACTGGTGCATCTCGCGCCAGCTCTGGTGGGGCCACCGCATCCCGGTCTGGTATGGCCCCGACGGCGAGGTCCGGTGCGTCGGTCCCGATGAGCAGCCGCCCGGCGAGGGCTGGACGCGGGACGAGGACGTGCTCGACACGTGGTTCTCCTCTGGCCTGTGGCCGTTCTCCACGCTGGGCTGGCCGGAGTCCGCCGACGACCTGGCCCGCTTCTACCCGACCGCGGTGCTGTCCACCGGCTACGACATCCTGTTCTTCTGGGTCGTCCGGATGATGATGTTCGGCCTGTACGCGCTGGACGGGAAGCAGCCGTTCGACCACGTCTTCCTGCACGGTCTCATCCGCGACCAACACGGCAAGAAGATGTCCAAGTCGCGGGGCAACGGCATCGACCCCATCGACTGGATGGACGCCTACGGCGCCGACGCCACCCGCTTCACGCTGCTGCGCGGCGCGAACCCCGGTTCGGACCTGGCGCTGGCCGAGGAGTGGGCGGCCGGGTCGCGCAACTTCACCACGAAGCTGTGGAACGCCACCAGGTTCGCCCTGTCCAACGGCGCCACCGTCGAGGGCGGGCTGCCCGACCGCGACGCGCTGACCGACGCGGACCGCTGGATCCTCGACCTGCTCGACCGGCTTGTGTCCGATGTGGACGGTCAGTTCGAGGCGTTCCAGTTCGCCAAGCTGGCCGAGGGGCTCTACCACTTCGTGTGGGACGAGTTCTGCGACTGGTACCTCGAACTGGCCAAGGTCCAGCTCGCCGAGGGCGGCGCCCGCGCCGACGCCACCCGGTCGGTGCTCGGCCACGTGCTCGACGTCGTGCTGCGGCTGCTGCACCCGTTGACGCCGTTCGTCACCGAAACGCTCTGGACGACGCTGACCGGCGGCGAGTCGCTCGTGGTCGCGGACTGGCCCAAGCCGTCCGGCGTCGCGCGCGACGAGGTGGCCGCGACCCGGATCGAGGGCGTGAAGAAGCTCGTCACCGAGGTCCGCCGGTTCCGCTCCGACCAGGGCCTCAAGCCCGCGCAGAAGGTCGCGGGCAAGGTGCGCGGCGCGTGCTGCGTCGACCTGCTCGACCACGTGCCCGCCGTCCGGTCGCTGACCCGGATGACCGAGCCCGAGGACGGGTTCGCGGCCTCGGTGTCGCTGGAGGTCGGCCTGCCCGCCGGTGCCGTGAAGGTCGAACTCGACCTGTCCGGTGCGATCGACGTGGTCGCCGAGCGCAAGCGGTTGGCCAAGGACCTCGCCGTCGCGGAGAAGGAACGCGCGCAGTGCGAGGGCAAGCTGAACAACGCGGCGTTCACGGCCAAGGCACCGGCCGACGTGGTGGAGAAGATCAAGGCCCGGCTGGCCGCCGCCGACGCCGAGATCGACCGCATCCACGCCCGGCTCGAGACGTTGCCGCAGTCGTGA